DNA sequence from the Bradyrhizobium sp. CIAT3101 genome:
GACATTCTCGCCGTCGCCGGCGACATCGGCGACCCCAGAACGGCAGAACACATTGTTCTCCGGGCGCTTGACCAATTTGGTCGGATCGACACGCTTGTCAACAACGCCGGCATCTTCATCGGAAAGCCGTTCATCGAATATACGGACGATGACTATGCCAGGATGCTGGCGATCAACCTCAACGGCTTTTTCCACATGACGCGACGCGCTACCGTGGAGATGCTGAGGCGCGGCTCCGGGCACATTGTGCAGATCACGAGCAGCCTGGACGAGAACGTCAGCAGCCAGGCGCCGTCAGCGTTGGCAGCCTTGACCAAGGGTGGTCTTAACGCGGCGACGAAGTCGCTTGCCGTCGAACTTGCAAGCAGGGGAATCCGTGTCAACGCGGTCGCACCAGGCGCGACCAAGACGTCGATGCACAGGCCAGAAATGTATGACCATCTCGGCAAGCAGCACCCGATTGGTCGGATGGGTGAGGTCCACGAGATCGTCGAGGCCGTGCTCTTCCTCGAAGGTGCCGACTTCGTCACCGGCGAAATCCTGCATGTCGACGGCGGACAAAGCGCGGGCTCCTGAAGGGTCTCTGTCGTCAGGCCGATATTCGGGA
Encoded proteins:
- a CDS encoding SDR family oxidoreductase, whose translation is MDEERKVAIITGASRGIGEALVRAYRGRNYRVIANARSIEPSSDPDILAVAGDIGDPRTAEHIVLRALDQFGRIDTLVNNAGIFIGKPFIEYTDDDYARMLAINLNGFFHMTRRATVEMLRRGSGHIVQITSSLDENVSSQAPSALAALTKGGLNAATKSLAVELASRGIRVNAVAPGATKTSMHRPEMYDHLGKQHPIGRMGEVHEIVEAVLFLEGADFVTGEILHVDGGQSAGS